One window of Coregonus clupeaformis isolate EN_2021a unplaced genomic scaffold, ASM2061545v1 scaf0388, whole genome shotgun sequence genomic DNA carries:
- the LOC121560402 gene encoding serine/threonine-protein kinase 24-like isoform X2: MEYLGGGSALDLLEPGLLDETQIATILREILKGLEYLHSEKKIHRDIKAANVLLSEHGEVKLADFGVAGQLTDTQLKRSTFVGTPFWMAPEVIKQSAYDCKADIWSLGITCIELAKGEPPHSELHPMKVLFLIPKNTPPTLEGNYSKPLKEFVEACLNKEPSFRPTAKELLKHKLIVRYAKKTSYLTELVDKYRRWKAEQTRQQAESSSDESDSEQDGQASGGNNFGSDDWIFTIREKDPKKLQNGGEGPAGESGDISKRPYSTSLSSIISPSLAELKQRQEAVNGNPMALDELREAILLAEEAYPGISDSLVTQLVNRLQRFSEGRTSP, encoded by the exons TTGGAGCCGGGGTTGCTGGATGAGACTCAGATCGCTACCATCCTCAGAGAGATTCTGAAGGGTCTAGAATACCTTCACTCAGAGAAGAAGATACACAGAGATATCAAAG cTGCCAACGTCCTGCTGTCGGAGCACGGGGAGGTGAAGCTGGCAGACTTCGGGGTGGCCGGACAGCTAACAGACACCCAGCTCAAACGCAGCACCTTCGTTGGCACGCCCTTCTGGATGGCTCCAGAGGTCATCAAGCAGTCAGCCTACGACTGTAAg GCAGACATCTGGTCCCTGGGTATAACCTGTATAGAGCTGGCCAAAGGGGAGCCCCCCCACTCTGAGCTACACCCTATGAAGGTGCTGTTCCTCATCCCAAAGAACACCCCTCCTACCCTGGAGGGGAACTACAGCAAGCCCCTCAAGGAGTTTGTGGaggcctgcctgaacaaggagccaAGCTTC AGGCCTACTGCCAAAGAACTGTTGAAACACAAGCTGATTGTGCGTTACGCCAAGAAGACGTCgtacctgacagagctggtggatAAATACAGGAGGTGGAAGGCTGAGCAGACCAGACAGCAGGCGGAGTCCAGCTCAGACGAGTCTGACTC GGAGCAGGATGGGCAGGCGTCGGGCGGGAACAACTTTGGGAGTGATGACTGGATCTTCACCATCAGAGAGAAGGATCCTAAGAAACTCCAGAACGGGGGAGAGGGACCAGCAGGGGAGAGTGGAGACATTTCAAAGAGGCCGTATTCCACCAGCCTGTCCTCCATCATCTCTCCTTCGCTGGCCGAG TTGAAGCAGCGTCAGGAGGCAGTGAATGGGAACCCCATGGCTCTGGATGAACTGAGAGAAGCTATTCTCCTTGCTGAGGAGGCCTACCCTGGGATCTCTGACTCCCTGGTCACCCAGCTGGTTAACAGGCTGCAGAG ATTTTCTGAAGGCAGGACGTCTCCCTAG